In one Candidatus Nomurabacteria bacterium genomic region, the following are encoded:
- a CDS encoding bifunctional (p)ppGpp synthetase/guanosine-3',5'-bis(diphosphate) 3'-pyrophosphohydrolase, whose protein sequence is MPNTTPSNTAKTQQTIEGLCDLVCQYDKKADRSIIEHAYTFAKEAHEGQKRASGEPYIIHPLATAFYLAEMHMPAPIVMAGILHDVPEDTEKTIEDVTNEFGEDVGNMVGGITKLGKIKYRGIERYIENLRKMFLTMAADVRVVFIKFADRLHNLETLDHIPPKKQYRIALESLEIFAPIANRLGMGDMKGRLEDASFRYVLPKEYEWVKNLSKTGREEKKEYLDHVIEETRSLLEESGVDVNVQGRAKHLYSLYRKLLQNDRNIARIYDLIAVRVIVDSLADCYAALGIIHSKWTPLKGRIKDYIAQPKPNGYRSLHTTVFCEDGEIVEFQIRTKEMHAMNEYGIAAHWSYDENGKVSLCKDSKAPEWVTELVDIQQTLDQKAFLEGLEELKIDIFKDRIFVFTPQGDVIDLPEESTSVDFAYAIHTDIGNTCSGAKVNDHVAPLEQKLKNGDMVDIIVDKSRKGPNPDWIKFVKTRYAKSKIRQYSKSRIGNWIKGILPNS, encoded by the coding sequence ATGCCAAACACAACCCCCTCAAATACCGCAAAAACCCAACAAACCATTGAGGGGTTATGTGATTTGGTCTGCCAATACGATAAAAAAGCCGACCGCTCTATTATCGAGCATGCCTATACGTTTGCAAAAGAAGCTCACGAAGGACAAAAGCGTGCCTCAGGTGAGCCCTATATCATCCACCCTCTTGCAACCGCTTTTTACTTAGCAGAGATGCATATGCCAGCGCCTATCGTAATGGCTGGCATCTTGCATGACGTTCCAGAAGATACAGAAAAGACGATCGAAGACGTCACAAATGAATTTGGCGAAGACGTTGGCAATATGGTTGGCGGAATCACCAAATTAGGAAAAATTAAATACCGTGGAATTGAGCGCTATATCGAAAACTTACGCAAAATGTTTTTGACTATGGCTGCTGATGTGCGTGTAGTTTTTATTAAGTTTGCCGATCGTCTTCATAATCTTGAAACCCTCGATCACATTCCACCAAAAAAACAATATCGTATTGCTCTTGAGTCACTAGAAATCTTTGCACCTATCGCCAACCGTCTAGGTATGGGTGATATGAAGGGACGTCTAGAAGACGCATCATTTCGCTATGTTTTACCAAAAGAATACGAGTGGGTAAAAAATCTTTCTAAAACAGGACGTGAAGAAAAGAAAGAATATCTAGATCATGTTATAGAAGAAACACGTTCACTCTTAGAAGAATCAGGCGTTGACGTAAATGTCCAAGGTCGCGCAAAACATCTTTACTCGCTATACCGCAAACTCTTACAAAACGATCGAAACATTGCCCGTATTTATGATCTTATCGCTGTACGAGTCATCGTAGATTCGCTCGCTGATTGTTATGCGGCGCTTGGTATCATCCACTCAAAATGGACACCGCTCAAAGGTCGTATCAAAGACTATATCGCTCAACCAAAACCAAACGGTTATCGATCACTTCATACAACCGTATTTTGTGAAGACGGTGAAATTGTAGAGTTTCAAATACGCACCAAAGAGATGCATGCCATGAATGAATACGGTATTGCAGCTCACTGGTCTTACGATGAAAATGGTAAAGTAAGTCTTTGTAAAGATTCAAAAGCTCCAGAATGGGTTACCGAACTTGTAGATATCCAACAAACGCTTGATCAAAAAGCTTTTCTCGAAGGTCTTGAAGAATTAAAAATCGATATCTTTAAAGATAGAATTTTCGTCTTTACCCCACAAGGTGACGTTATTGATTTGCCAGAAGAAAGCACTAGCGTAGACTTTGCCTATGCTATTCACACGGATATTGGTAATACGTGTTCTGGGGCAAAGGTAAATGATCATGTAGCACCGCTCGAACAAAAACTAAAAAATGGTGACATGGTAGACATCATCGTCGATAAATCACGCAAAGGCCCAAATCCCGACTGGATTAAATTTGTTAAAACACGCTACGCAAAATCAAAGATTCGACAGTATTCTAAGAGCCGCATTGGTAATTGGATAAAAGGTATTTTACCGAATAGCTAA
- the topA gene encoding type I DNA topoisomerase produces MMKLVIVESPTKAKTIRKFLGSEYKVVASMGHVRDLPSSSDEVPAKWKKTEAGQLGVDVAHNFEPIYVISKDKTKVVKELKTLLKDADALYLASDEDREGESISWHLLQILKPTVPVYRMVFHEITAGAIKKALENPRELDERLVRAQETRRILDRLVGYSVSPVLWKKIAYGLSAGRVQSAALKAIVDRERERMKFKSAQYWDVTATLNKHEVFDARLIEYNGKTIAQSKDFDADSGLLKNDKAHLLTEAEANTLKDTAPKAKWTITDVQTKDVKRKAPAPFTTSTLQQEANRKLKLSSRDAMRAAQKLYENGFITYMRTDSTNLSTDAQTAIKGLVASRYGAEYVNEHVRQEKAQAGAQEAHEAIRPSLSFTVPGETGLKGAEHDVYELIWMRTIASQMRDAEQQQMAVKLEADKNIYQANGTRIVFPGFLRAYVEGADDIEQALVEREHPLPDLHVGDQPACESAKAESHETKPPARFTEASLVQFMEKEGIGRPSTYASVISTLTDRGYVHKAANALVPTFTAFAVTQVLERHLSDLVDVHFTSQMEGKLDQIAEGKLDYLPYLENFFLGEHGLKTRLATELEHIDPETAKTVDIPHAEGYTVRVGKFGPYVEKTLPNTGALVKASLPPNMGPGDATTESLDELIKESQKGPTTLGQDPDSGLQIYLRTGSYGPYLQLGEDAPEVDKKDKKTKVIKPKRVSIPKGVALETLDREQALSILSLPRLLGEHPETKKEIRAGLGRFGAYVVHDGDFRSIKEPDDVLTIGLDRALEMLAQPKFGRGKRAAAGTEIGKDPADGKVITLHDGKYGRYVKKGTINATIPKELGEGAITLEQALELIANKAPAKKTRSKK; encoded by the coding sequence ATTATGAAGCTCGTTATTGTTGAGTCTCCGACAAAAGCCAAGACCATCCGTAAATTTCTCGGCAGTGAATATAAGGTAGTTGCCTCCATGGGGCATGTTCGCGATCTCCCTTCTTCATCTGACGAAGTCCCTGCAAAATGGAAGAAAACTGAAGCAGGTCAATTAGGTGTAGACGTCGCTCACAACTTTGAGCCAATTTACGTCATCTCAAAAGACAAAACAAAAGTCGTAAAAGAATTAAAGACATTATTAAAAGACGCTGATGCGCTTTATTTGGCATCTGATGAAGACCGCGAAGGAGAAAGCATTAGCTGGCATCTTTTACAGATCCTCAAACCAACCGTGCCGGTATACCGCATGGTGTTTCATGAAATTACGGCAGGCGCTATCAAAAAAGCTCTCGAGAATCCTCGTGAGCTCGACGAAAGACTTGTCCGCGCTCAAGAAACACGTCGCATTTTAGATCGTCTTGTTGGTTATAGTGTATCCCCTGTCTTATGGAAGAAAATCGCCTATGGTCTTTCTGCTGGACGCGTACAATCGGCAGCTCTTAAAGCGATTGTTGATCGTGAGCGTGAGCGCATGAAATTTAAGTCCGCCCAATATTGGGATGTGACGGCGACGTTAAATAAGCACGAAGTTTTTGATGCTCGTCTTATTGAATATAACGGCAAGACCATCGCGCAATCAAAAGATTTTGATGCGGATTCTGGTCTCTTAAAAAATGACAAAGCGCATTTACTTACCGAAGCAGAAGCAAACACTTTAAAAGATACTGCGCCAAAAGCTAAGTGGACTATTACCGACGTCCAAACAAAAGACGTAAAACGTAAAGCGCCAGCGCCGTTTACGACTTCTACATTGCAACAAGAAGCAAACCGTAAGCTAAAACTTTCTTCACGGGATGCGATGAGAGCTGCTCAGAAGCTCTATGAAAACGGTTTCATCACTTACATGCGTACTGATAGCACAAATCTCTCTACGGATGCGCAGACCGCAATCAAGGGCCTCGTAGCAAGTCGCTATGGCGCAGAGTACGTTAACGAGCACGTTCGCCAAGAAAAAGCTCAAGCAGGTGCTCAAGAAGCTCACGAAGCGATTCGTCCTTCTTTATCATTTACCGTTCCGGGTGAAACTGGTCTAAAAGGCGCTGAGCATGATGTGTATGAACTCATTTGGATGCGAACCATCGCCTCTCAAATGCGTGACGCCGAACAACAACAAATGGCCGTTAAGCTAGAAGCTGATAAAAACATCTATCAAGCAAATGGTACGCGCATTGTCTTTCCTGGATTTTTGCGTGCTTATGTAGAAGGCGCGGATGACATTGAGCAAGCTCTCGTTGAACGTGAACATCCTTTGCCGGATCTTCATGTTGGTGATCAGCCTGCATGTGAATCAGCAAAGGCAGAATCACACGAAACAAAACCACCAGCGCGCTTTACGGAAGCGTCACTTGTTCAGTTTATGGAAAAAGAAGGTATTGGTCGTCCAAGTACCTATGCTTCTGTTATTAGCACACTCACTGATCGTGGTTACGTTCACAAAGCAGCAAATGCGCTTGTACCAACGTTTACCGCTTTTGCTGTGACACAGGTGCTCGAACGTCATCTTTCAGATCTTGTCGATGTGCACTTTACTTCGCAAATGGAAGGTAAGCTTGATCAAATCGCAGAAGGTAAGCTTGATTATCTTCCTTATCTTGAAAATTTCTTTTTAGGCGAGCATGGTTTAAAGACACGTTTAGCTACTGAACTCGAACACATTGATCCTGAGACAGCCAAAACCGTAGATATCCCGCATGCCGAAGGCTATACAGTTCGCGTAGGTAAGTTTGGACCATATGTTGAAAAAACGCTTCCAAATACAGGTGCGCTCGTAAAAGCATCCCTACCACCTAATATGGGTCCAGGGGATGCAACAACTGAATCGTTGGACGAGCTCATCAAAGAATCACAAAAAGGACCGACAACGCTTGGCCAAGATCCTGATTCAGGATTACAAATCTATCTTCGCACCGGTTCCTACGGTCCATACCTTCAACTCGGCGAAGATGCACCCGAAGTAGACAAGAAAGACAAGAAAACAAAAGTCATCAAACCTAAGCGCGTAAGTATCCCAAAGGGTGTTGCTCTTGAAACGCTCGATCGTGAACAAGCGCTTTCCATCCTCTCTTTACCACGGCTTCTCGGAGAACATCCTGAAACGAAAAAAGAAATCCGCGCAGGTCTTGGACGTTTTGGCGCTTATGTTGTCCATGATGGAGATTTCCGTAGTATCAAAGAACCTGATGATGTACTTACGATTGGACTTGATAGAGCCCTCGAGATGTTGGCACAACCAAAATTTGGTCGGGGTAAACGCGCAGCGGCAGGTACCGAAATCGGCAAAGACCCAGCAGACGGCAAAGTCATTACTTTGCATGATGGCAAATATGGTCGCTACGTAAAAAAAGGAACCATTAATGCAACCATTCCAAAAGAGCTTGGTGAAGGTGCTATTACTCTCGAGCAAGCACTAGAGCTTATTGCAAATAAAGCGCCTGCAAAGAAAACACGTTCAAAAAAATAA
- the dprA gene encoding DNA-protecting protein DprA — MGFFSNISKKTTRLGIQQILRGDPTYPQELLTIENPPECLFVRGTIPAFPTIAFVGSRRNTTYGKRVIEHLLDPIAHYGLTLCSGLALGIDGLAHQRALDIQMPTIAILGTGVDDESIYPKEHYRLAQNILEQGGAIISEYPPGTPSRKEHFPQRNRLIAGISLATVVIEAGADSGSLITARLAIEQGREVLAVPGAIWSESSHGCHQIIKMGARLCESSQDILDALSLDRPALAQQMREQLPLTPEEQSLYILLDSPMDIDALCLATGRLSPQVLAGLSLLELKGYIRQEHGLWHRTLGCSKR, encoded by the coding sequence ATGGGATTTTTCTCGAACATCTCCAAAAAAACAACCCGTCTTGGCATACAACAAATTTTACGGGGTGATCCAACATATCCACAAGAATTATTAACTATTGAGAATCCTCCTGAGTGCTTATTTGTGCGTGGCACTATCCCCGCTTTTCCAACGATTGCATTTGTCGGGTCAAGAAGAAATACCACTTATGGAAAACGCGTCATCGAACATTTACTAGACCCAATAGCACATTACGGACTAACACTCTGCTCTGGATTAGCGCTTGGGATTGATGGCTTAGCGCATCAACGAGCTCTTGATATTCAAATGCCAACTATCGCGATCCTAGGCACCGGCGTTGATGATGAAAGTATCTATCCAAAAGAGCATTATCGACTCGCGCAGAACATTTTAGAACAAGGAGGTGCGATCATCAGCGAATACCCTCCTGGGACACCGTCACGCAAAGAACATTTTCCACAACGCAATAGACTTATCGCAGGTATTAGCCTTGCAACCGTTGTCATTGAGGCAGGAGCTGACAGTGGCTCGTTAATTACCGCTCGGTTAGCCATAGAACAGGGGCGAGAGGTTTTGGCTGTTCCTGGGGCAATCTGGAGCGAATCGTCTCATGGGTGTCATCAAATTATTAAAATGGGCGCGCGCCTTTGCGAATCATCCCAAGATATTTTAGACGCTTTATCGCTTGATAGGCCTGCTCTCGCTCAGCAAATGAGAGAGCAATTACCCTTAACACCAGAAGAACAAAGTCTCTATATTCTATTAGACTCACCAATGGACATAGACGCCCTCTGTTTAGCAACCGGTAGACTTTCTCCACAGGTATTAGCAGGGCTTAGTTTGCTTGAATTAAAAGGCTATATTCGCCAAGAGCATGGTCTATGGCATCGGACGCTTGGTTGCTCAAAACGCTAG
- a CDS encoding aminoacyl-tRNA hydrolase — translation MGSERVFCAFPTTFMNLSGQAVQAIMSFYKISPDQVLILQDELDLAIGKAKFTAQGSAAGHNGISSIQQSLGTKEIARFRIGVSRPPAHMKTEDYVLQRFTKEEEEILNKQADTFLEALDSWVKDGLTQASTSWNGVLGAK, via the coding sequence ATTGGCTCAGAGCGTGTTTTTTGTGCTTTTCCGACCACGTTTATGAACTTGTCAGGGCAAGCCGTACAAGCCATCATGTCATTTTATAAGATTTCTCCTGACCAAGTACTTATTTTGCAAGACGAGTTAGATCTTGCTATTGGAAAAGCAAAATTTACCGCACAAGGGAGCGCGGCTGGTCATAACGGTATTTCGTCAATTCAACAGTCACTTGGCACAAAAGAAATTGCTCGTTTTCGTATTGGCGTAAGTCGTCCACCAGCGCATATGAAGACGGAAGATTATGTATTACAGCGTTTTACAAAAGAAGAGGAAGAAATTCTAAACAAACAAGCTGATACATTTTTAGAAGCGCTAGATTCTTGGGTAAAAGACGGCTTGACACAAGCATCGACTTCGTGGAACGGAGTATTAGGTGCAAAATGA
- the der gene encoding ribosome biogenesis GTPase Der: MSVQRQTLDYPKVALIGRTNVGKSSLWNRLTESGKAIVSAESHTTRDRNYGIVLWQGAAFELIDTGGMDTEHDSIGEGILHQARLAIKEADLILFVFDSKTGILPQDLELAEEIKLSNKPVKLLANKVDTIRDTGSAYSRDVLRLGLGDPHMVSASTSLGIGDLLDNIFLTLDKAGKPPVMKHDMLPLRLTFVGRPNVGKSSLINSILGEERVITSPIAHTTREPQDTLLKYQDRDIVLVDTAGMRKRSSVTKGIEEESLERNRDAVKRSDVAMLVFDATQDPTSWDRHLAGMLEESNKGLILVANKWDLVENKETNTAKEYEVLIRQLFPFLSWAPMIFVSAKENLRSAKLIDLALEVQDERMRHIDYNAANKLLKKTIQRMRPLASYGPKSPRVFDVAQTKHAPPTFMVTVHGEKDNLHPNWLKFFEKRIREKFGFIGTPIVVKVQHLPVSKSEKPGNMFGPGMEAVAGVVRHKPKLVNQTMRRHKKAARTSKKLRSDKLRKLIVGLSKY; encoded by the coding sequence ATGTCAGTACAACGACAAACCCTTGATTATCCCAAGGTTGCTCTCATTGGCAGAACCAATGTCGGTAAATCATCCCTCTGGAATCGCCTCACCGAATCAGGTAAAGCGATTGTGAGCGCAGAGTCACACACAACACGTGATCGCAATTATGGCATCGTCTTATGGCAAGGTGCAGCTTTTGAATTGATTGATACAGGTGGTATGGACACGGAGCATGACTCCATTGGTGAAGGCATCCTTCATCAGGCGAGACTTGCCATCAAAGAAGCTGACCTTATTCTTTTTGTCTTTGATTCGAAAACCGGCATTCTTCCGCAAGATTTAGAACTTGCAGAAGAAATTAAACTTTCTAATAAGCCCGTTAAACTTCTTGCGAATAAAGTTGATACGATCCGTGATACAGGCAGCGCCTATTCACGTGATGTTCTTCGTCTTGGCTTGGGTGATCCTCACATGGTGAGTGCCTCAACGAGTCTTGGTATTGGAGATTTACTTGATAATATCTTTTTGACACTCGACAAAGCCGGTAAGCCTCCAGTGATGAAGCATGACATGCTTCCATTGCGTTTGACGTTTGTTGGTCGTCCAAACGTTGGTAAATCATCACTTATCAATAGTATTCTTGGTGAAGAGCGCGTTATCACGTCCCCCATCGCTCATACAACACGCGAGCCACAAGATACGCTCTTAAAATACCAAGATCGTGACATTGTGCTTGTTGATACGGCAGGTATGCGTAAACGCTCTAGCGTTACAAAAGGCATCGAAGAAGAAAGTCTCGAACGTAACCGCGATGCTGTTAAGCGCTCGGATGTTGCCATGCTTGTCTTTGACGCAACGCAAGATCCAACATCATGGGACCGTCATCTTGCAGGGATGCTTGAAGAATCAAATAAAGGCTTGATTCTCGTAGCCAACAAATGGGATTTGGTAGAAAACAAAGAAACAAATACCGCCAAAGAATATGAAGTGCTCATCAGACAGCTCTTTCCGTTCTTAAGCTGGGCACCAATGATTTTTGTAAGTGCAAAAGAAAACTTACGTAGTGCCAAACTCATTGATCTTGCCTTAGAGGTTCAAGATGAGCGCATGCGTCATATCGATTATAACGCGGCAAACAAACTCTTAAAGAAAACGATTCAACGTATGCGTCCTTTGGCGAGCTATGGTCCAAAGTCTCCACGCGTCTTTGATGTCGCACAGACAAAACACGCACCACCAACGTTCATGGTTACAGTGCACGGTGAAAAAGACAACTTGCATCCAAACTGGCTTAAATTCTTTGAAAAACGTATTCGTGAAAAGTTTGGCTTTATCGGTACGCCAATTGTCGTAAAAGTCCAACATCTCCCTGTCTCTAAATCAGAAAAACCAGGTAATATGTTTGGTCCTGGTATGGAAGCAGTGGCTGGTGTCGTTCGTCACAAACCAAAACTCGTGAATCAAACCATGCGTCGCCACAAAAAGGCCGCACGCACTTCTAAAAAACTACGCAGTGATAAGCTGCGTAAACTTATCGTTGGCCTTTCAAAATATTAA
- a CDS encoding LCP family protein — MMSVNFLNTDQEKLARRKTVIFAALFTFIVGGIAFAGAAASYRSVQHGTSVFAEFIRLPGIRDARKFVFGDELPAIAGIALSGEDKNPDILTVLLLGIGGAGHDGANLTDTIIIASINTKDHRVNMLSIPRDTAFPNGRGGYEKINAVHAWEERDHPGEGAVRTAKIFSDFFGISIDHVVRVDFNGFAKLVDALGGVTIDVERSFTDTSYPAADDKYQTISFKKGVQTMDGETALQYARSRHGSNGEGSDFARAKRQQLVIVAIREKLLSLNTLADPTKLAKLYQVVSNHLQSDMSPWEAFNLAPIATDINKDEIQQHVLTDAPDGELVPANINGSFLLFPKGGDWTRIKSLAQNPFNDDIHTPVADIPKVEVKNGTFKTGMAFQIANRLGLEGYSAESIGNASSRQYERTVIFDLTNGSKVQELVKLKEFLNADVSLTAATTSPQNPQLRSVFAQANTIETIASTDTDFLVILGESSYSLMQPTQATNYVSTTTNP, encoded by the coding sequence ATGATGTCAGTGAATTTTTTAAATACGGATCAAGAGAAGCTTGCCCGACGTAAAACCGTCATTTTTGCAGCACTCTTTACGTTTATCGTTGGTGGCATAGCCTTTGCTGGTGCTGCAGCCTCTTATCGTTCCGTACAACACGGCACTAGCGTTTTTGCAGAGTTTATTCGTTTACCTGGTATTCGTGATGCACGTAAATTTGTCTTTGGTGACGAATTACCCGCTATCGCCGGCATCGCATTATCTGGCGAGGATAAAAATCCTGATATCTTAACCGTATTGTTACTCGGTATCGGTGGCGCAGGTCATGATGGAGCGAACCTGACAGATACCATTATCATTGCTTCTATCAATACAAAAGACCACCGAGTAAACATGCTTTCGATTCCTCGTGATACGGCATTTCCAAATGGTCGTGGTGGTTATGAAAAAATAAATGCTGTTCACGCATGGGAAGAACGCGATCATCCAGGAGAAGGTGCAGTAAGAACAGCTAAAATCTTCTCAGATTTTTTTGGTATCAGTATTGATCATGTTGTCCGTGTTGATTTTAACGGTTTTGCAAAACTTGTTGATGCGCTTGGCGGTGTCACTATTGATGTTGAACGCTCCTTTACGGATACTTCCTACCCTGCTGCAGACGATAAGTACCAAACCATCAGCTTTAAGAAAGGCGTACAAACGATGGACGGTGAAACAGCACTTCAATATGCGCGTTCTCGTCATGGCTCAAATGGAGAAGGCTCAGATTTTGCTCGCGCTAAAAGACAGCAACTCGTCATCGTGGCGATTCGTGAAAAACTCCTCTCTTTAAATACACTCGCCGACCCCACCAAGCTTGCTAAGCTCTACCAAGTAGTTTCAAACCACCTACAATCAGACATGAGTCCTTGGGAGGCATTCAACCTCGCTCCTATCGCAACCGACATTAATAAGGACGAGATTCAACAACATGTACTCACAGACGCACCAGACGGTGAGCTTGTACCAGCTAATATCAATGGTAGCTTTTTACTCTTTCCGAAGGGTGGTGACTGGACTCGCATCAAGTCACTCGCGCAAAACCCCTTTAATGACGACATCCACACTCCAGTGGCAGACATCCCTAAGGTTGAGGTAAAAAACGGTACCTTTAAGACCGGTATGGCATTTCAGATCGCCAATCGCCTCGGTTTAGAGGGGTATTCAGCAGAGTCCATTGGCAATGCAAGCTCTCGACAATATGAGAGAACTGTGATATTTGACTTAACGAATGGTAGTAAAGTACAAGAGCTCGTCAAATTAAAGGAGTTTTTAAACGCTGATGTATCACTCACAGCGGCTACGACATCACCCCAAAACCCCCAATTGCGTAGTGTTTTTGCACAAGCCAATACGATCGAGACAATTGCCTCCACCGATACCGATTTTCTCGTTATTTTAGGCGAATCATCCTATTCGCTCATGCAACCTACCCAAGCCACCAACTATGTCAGTACAACGACAAACCCTTGA